One stretch of Clostridiales bacterium DNA includes these proteins:
- a CDS encoding deoxyguanosinetriphosphate triphosphohydrolase produces MDYKAITYELQEKYLSPYACKDSDSKGRLKPLEPCPMRTEFQRDRDRIIHSKAFRRLKHKTQVFLSPEGDHYRTRLTHTLEVSQIARTISRCLRLNEDLTEAIALGHDLGHTPYGHAGERALNKFTHFTHNEQSLRMVDVIEYDGQGMNLTFEVRDGILHHTSSGTPATLEGKVVAFADRIAYINHDIDDAIRGGVIKATDIPKRFTDVFGDTHSKRISSMITDIITESYGKNTVAQTPEFASAMNELRTYMFQNVYTSPLAKSEEKKAIKMIEYLYLYFCAHESELPEQFRYETEPVERRVCDYISTMSDHYAVRLFEGLTVPQSWSKL; encoded by the coding sequence AGGCTTAAACCGCTCGAACCCTGTCCCATGCGCACCGAGTTTCAGCGCGACCGCGACCGCATAATTCACAGCAAGGCGTTCCGTCGGCTCAAACACAAAACGCAGGTATTCCTTTCGCCCGAGGGCGATCATTACAGAACGCGGCTCACGCATACGCTCGAAGTCAGCCAGATAGCGCGAACGATTTCCAGGTGTCTGCGGCTCAACGAGGATCTTACCGAGGCGATCGCGCTCGGTCACGACCTTGGGCACACGCCGTACGGGCACGCGGGCGAGCGCGCGCTAAATAAGTTTACGCACTTCACGCACAACGAGCAGTCGCTTAGAATGGTGGACGTTATCGAGTACGACGGACAGGGCATGAACCTTACGTTCGAGGTGCGCGACGGAATACTTCATCACACGTCGAGCGGCACGCCTGCAACTCTCGAAGGCAAGGTTGTGGCGTTCGCCGACCGCATTGCATACATAAACCACGATATAGACGACGCGATCCGCGGTGGGGTGATCAAGGCGACGGACATTCCCAAACGGTTCACAGACGTGTTCGGCGACACGCATAGTAAGCGCATTTCGTCCATGATAACCGATATAATTACCGAGAGTTATGGCAAAAATACGGTTGCGCAAACTCCCGAGTTTGCTTCAGCAATGAACGAGCTGAGAACGTATATGTTCCAAAACGTTTACACTTCGCCGCTCGCCAAGTCGGAAGAGAAGAAAGCCATAAAAATGATAGAGTATTTGTACTTGTATTTCTGTGCGCACGAGAGCGAGCTGCCCGAACAGTTCAGGTACGAAACGGAGCCCGTCGAGCGCCGCGTATGCGACTACATTTCCACAATGTCCGACCACTACGCCGTGCGCCTTTTCGAGGGCTTGACCGTGCCGCAGAGTTGGTCCAAGCTGTAA